Proteins encoded by one window of Leptodactylus fuscus isolate aLepFus1 unplaced genomic scaffold, aLepFus1.hap2 HAP2_SCAFFOLD_314, whole genome shotgun sequence:
- the LOC142187910 gene encoding methionine synthase reductase-like has protein sequence MFGISRRTMCETLKRRFLLLYGTQQGQSKAIAEEICQQAEQRGLVADVFSLKDTNEFSLEKEKAPVVIVISTTGTGDPPDDAQKFVKKIKDKDLPEDYFAHLRYGLLALGDSEYTYFCNGGKVVDRRLEELGARRFYDTGYADDCVGLELVVEPWIKDLWSALEREFSSRVENEKIIREMNNVTNANHNMVEIPGNLDVHIQTISLERQPVSDGPPPNKATPDAGQEAEPSLVHSVPPLSSCSLNIPALPAPYLDVQILDCAAKESDLSSLYPEKEIFTVPIRQAKTLTTQDAVKTTLMLELDISDTTIDFQPGDSFAVLCPNPPGEVADLLNKLGLSDKKDGQVCLSVKPQAKKRGTLATDYIPEKCSLLYLLTWCLEIRALPKKAFLRALAEQTSDVAERRRLQELCSKQGNSDYNSFIRDQAISVLDLLNAFPSCRPPLGLLLEHLPRLQPRSYSAASSRLFHPGKLCFIFNVVNFAPCCGRRAARKGVCTGWLSDLVRGSTDTSDNINTFAAEPQISIFLRPSTLFHLPLDSSVPIIMVGAGTGISPFMGFLQHREMQRQQQRGCVFGDTWLFFGCRSHEKDYLFGDELRRFVANGTLTHVKVSFSREPPCTDDKEPPKYVQDYLKVFSRDVFRILTQENGYFYVCGDAKNMAKDVHAALTEIFCAELGVDKLEAMKRVTSLRDERRYIQDVWG, from the coding sequence ATGTTCGGGATCTCCAGACGGACCATGTGCGAGACCCTGAAGAGGAGATTCCTGCTCCTATACGGCACCCAGCAAGGACAATCCAAAGCCATCGCTGAGGAGATCTGCCAGCAGGCCGAGCAGCGCGGCCTTGTGGCCGACGTCTTCTCTCTGAAGGATACCAATGAGTTCAGTCTGGAGAAGGAAAAGGCCCCTGTGGTCATCGTCATCTCCACCACCGGGACCGGAGATCCTCCAGACGATGCTCAAAAATTTGTGAAGAAAATTAAAGACAAGGATCTTCCCGAGGACTACTTTGCACATCTACGATACGGATTGTTGGCCCTCGGTGACTCTGAATACACTTACTTTTGCAATGGTGGGAAAGTCGTTGACCGAAGACTGGAGGAGCTTGGCGCCAGGCGATTTTATGACACTGGATATGCAGATGATTGTGTCGGCTTGGAGCTGGTTGTAGAGCCATGGATTAAAGACTTGTGGTCGGCCTTGGAGAGAGAATTCTCTTCTAGGGTAGAAAATGAGAAGATCATCAGGGAAATGAACAATGTCACCAATGCCAACCATAATATGGTGGAAATCCCAGGAAATCTGGACGTTCACATTCAGACTATTAGCTTGGAACGTCAGCCGGTCTCAGATGGACCTCCACCAAACAAAGCCACGCCAGATGCCGGCCAAGAAGCTGAGCCCTCGCTTGTCCACTCAGTGCCTCCTCTGTCTTCTTGCAGCCTTAATATCCCCGCTCTTCCTGCTCCGTATCTGGATGTTCAGATTCTTGACTGTGCTGCAAAGGAAAGTGACCTAAGTTCTCTCTACCCCGAAAAGGAGATTTTTACTGTTCCCATCAGACAAGCGAAGACCCTCACCACGCAAGATGCTGTGAAAACCACCTTAATGCTGGAGCTTGACATTTCAGACACTACGATTGACTTCCAGCCTGGGGATTCTTTTGCTGTGCTTTGTCCTAATCCTCCCGGTGAAGTGGCCGACCTCCTTAACAAGCTTGGGTTGTCGGATAAGAAAGACGGCCAGGTCTGCCTGAGTGTTAAACCCCAGGCCAAAAAAAGAGGGACGCTCGCCACGGATTATATCCCTGAGAAATGTTCTCTGCTATATCTGCTGACCTGGTGCCTTGAAATCCGGGCACTGCCCAAGAAGGCCTTCCTGCGTGCCCTGGCGGAGCAGACCTCCGATGTCGCCGAGAGGCGGAGGTTGCAGGAGCTCTGCAGTAAACAGGGCAACTCTGACTATAACAGTTTCATTAGAGACCAGGCCATCAGCGTCTTGGACCTTCTCAACGCCTTCCCGAGCTGCCGGCCACCGTTAGGTCTATTATTGGAGCATCTTCCGAGGTTACAGCCCAGGTCGTACTCCGCCGCCAGCTCCAGGCTGTTTCATCCAGGAAAGCTTTGCTTTATCTTTAATGTTGTGAACTTTGCACCTTGCTGTGGACGAAGAGCGGCCAGGAAAGGCGTGTGCACCGGCTGGCTCTCTGACCTTGTGAGGGGCAGCACGGACACATCTGACAATATAAACACCTTTGCCGCAGAACCGCAGATCTCGATATTCCTCCGACCATCGACTCTGTTCCATTTGCCTTTGGATTCCTCTGTCCCTATTATAATGGTGGGGGCAGGGACAGGAATTTCACCCTTCATGGGTTTCCTACAGCACCGAGAGATGCAGCGTCAGCAGCAGAGGGGATGCGTTTTTGGAGATACCTGGTTGTTTTTTGGTTGCCGCAGCCATGAGAAGGATTATTTATTTGGGGATGAGCTGAGAAGGTTCGTTGCGAATGGCACATTGACTCATGTAAAGGTGAGCTTCTCCAGGGAGCCGCCCTGCACCGACGACAAAGAGCCACCCAAATACGTCCAGGATTACCTCAAAGTGTTCTCTCGAGACGTCTTCCGAATATTAACCCAAGAGAACGGGTACTTTTATGTCTGTGGCGATGCCAAAAACATGGCCAAGGACGTACATGCGGCTCTGACTGAGATCTTCTGTGCAGAACTAGGTGTGGACAAGCTGGAGGCCATGAAGAGAGTGACCTCGCTGAGGGACGAGAGGAGATACATACAGGACGTCTGGGGCTGA